From Synoicihabitans lomoniglobus, the proteins below share one genomic window:
- a CDS encoding SpoIVB peptidase S55 domain-containing protein, producing MVAQPQHAEVLPLSELAAGMEGEVWTVFQGTQPEPFTVKVTGVIANALGPGKSMILCELTDPRVQNMGAVAGMSGSPLYIDGRFAGALSYQVQRFETVRFAGFTPADDLLEVRRIAMDLSTPLPGSGDGTIPAQGPPAKPMTSSRDGLGDRRDGALAPLSPVFAFGGLSPQVTALVSGPLAELGIHTTTLGGATSGGSMDMSTSATLAPGQAVGAALAVGDITLAGTGTVSQVDGNRILAFGHPLLGLGTVEVPMTTAEIVAILPSNLSSFKISNTGPVIGTVRQDRLSAIYGELGAAPPMVPVTVISPQRTLNFATVRHPRLTPAITAAGLSQAVLGSNDAGLSEGFAITTQVNFPGGRKLTTERLFAGPEGFKQSLAALTQSLTTWMQNPVEEVFPDHVTFRVEPLPTNPTASLDNVQFSHRQVAIGKTLKVTLSLRDFQSQPWQEIVKIPMASDWRGRELEILISSGPALDNLSGGQTVYPVSQIRDFDAYLDVLRAQRRPDGLYVAVVTKSSIFLDQTESTLELPGSLARVARSADSARFNQRAAREILWETHILPHRLVPGLVRQPLRVTD from the coding sequence ATGGTCGCGCAACCGCAACACGCAGAGGTGCTGCCGCTGAGTGAACTCGCGGCCGGAATGGAAGGCGAAGTGTGGACGGTTTTTCAAGGCACGCAGCCCGAGCCCTTCACGGTTAAAGTCACCGGGGTGATTGCCAACGCGCTCGGCCCCGGGAAATCGATGATTCTCTGCGAGCTGACCGATCCGCGCGTGCAAAACATGGGCGCGGTCGCCGGCATGAGTGGCAGCCCGCTCTACATCGATGGCCGATTCGCCGGTGCGTTGTCCTATCAGGTGCAACGTTTCGAAACGGTGCGTTTCGCGGGATTCACGCCGGCCGACGACCTGTTGGAAGTGCGACGCATTGCCATGGATTTAAGCACCCCGCTGCCGGGATCAGGCGACGGCACCATTCCCGCCCAAGGACCTCCCGCCAAACCGATGACATCAAGCCGAGACGGACTTGGGGATCGCCGGGATGGTGCACTGGCCCCTCTTTCGCCGGTTTTCGCTTTCGGGGGACTTTCCCCGCAAGTTACGGCGCTCGTGAGCGGTCCGCTGGCCGAGCTTGGAATTCATACGACCACGTTGGGTGGTGCCACCAGCGGCGGCAGCATGGATATGAGCACGAGCGCAACCCTCGCTCCCGGGCAAGCGGTCGGCGCGGCGCTGGCGGTGGGAGACATCACGCTGGCGGGCACGGGCACCGTCTCGCAAGTCGACGGGAATCGCATCCTCGCCTTTGGGCATCCCTTGCTGGGTTTGGGCACCGTGGAAGTGCCGATGACTACGGCCGAGATCGTGGCCATTCTGCCGTCCAATCTGAGCTCGTTTAAAATATCAAATACCGGGCCGGTCATCGGCACGGTGCGCCAGGATCGGCTCTCCGCGATTTATGGCGAATTGGGGGCAGCACCGCCGATGGTTCCCGTCACGGTAATCAGTCCGCAACGCACGTTGAATTTTGCGACCGTGCGTCATCCGCGCCTGACTCCGGCCATCACGGCAGCCGGTCTCAGCCAGGCCGTGCTCGGCTCCAATGACGCGGGTCTGTCCGAAGGCTTCGCCATCACCACGCAGGTCAATTTTCCCGGCGGGCGAAAGCTGACGACCGAACGCCTGTTCGCCGGTCCGGAGGGATTTAAACAAAGTCTGGCCGCCCTGACCCAAAGCCTGACGACGTGGATGCAGAACCCGGTCGAGGAAGTTTTTCCGGATCATGTCACTTTCCGCGTCGAGCCCTTGCCCACCAACCCCACGGCCAGTTTGGACAATGTGCAGTTTTCCCATCGTCAGGTGGCGATCGGAAAAACGCTGAAAGTCACCCTCTCACTACGGGACTTCCAATCCCAACCATGGCAGGAAATCGTGAAGATTCCGATGGCGAGTGATTGGCGCGGACGCGAGTTGGAGATACTCATCAGCAGTGGACCCGCATTGGACAATCTGAGTGGCGGGCAGACGGTTTACCCCGTGAGTCAGATCCGCGACTTCGACGCTTACCTCGATGTGTTGCGCGCGCAGCGCCGCCCCGACGGCCTCTATGTGGCCGTCGTGACGAAATCCTCAATCTTCCTAGACCAAACAGAGTCGACGCTCGAACTGCCCGGTTCGCTCGCACGTGTCGCTCGCAGTGCTGATTCCGCTCGGTTCAACCAACGCGCCGCTCGCGAAATATTGTGGGAAACCCACATCCTGCCCCATCGCTTGGTTCCCGGCCTGGTTCGGCAACCTCTGCGCGTGACCGACTAA
- the hemL gene encoding glutamate-1-semialdehyde 2,1-aminomutase codes for MISSDLFERAKKLIPGGVNSPVRAFRSVGGAPFFVKAAHGATLTTADDRELIDFVCTWGPAIHGHNHPVIRDAIAAALNNGTSFGTPNPYEVEMAELITTYVPSIEKVRMCNSGTEATMSAIRLARGFTGRDKIIKFAGCYHGHSDSLLIKAGSGALTHGHPDSAGVPASFAQETIVLPFNDRDALTAAFSANPDAIAGVILEPYPANVGLIRPDEGYLRFLRELTAQHGTVLIFDEVMTGFRLAKGGVQEIEAITPDLTTLGKIIGGGLPVGAFGGRADIMDRLAPEGPVYQAGTLSGNPLAMAAGIAALKLLADDEAYARLARLGAQVQSAVAGALAAKGIAAQVPQTGSMWCTYFTDQPVRDLTTAQTTDAELFARYFRGCLDQGVYLPPSAYEACFISTAHEGAVIDKACEIMTDVIKTL; via the coding sequence ATGATTTCGTCCGACCTCTTTGAGCGCGCCAAAAAACTGATTCCCGGTGGCGTGAATTCTCCTGTCCGTGCCTTCCGTTCCGTGGGCGGCGCGCCGTTTTTTGTGAAGGCCGCCCATGGCGCCACGCTGACCACGGCCGATGATCGCGAGCTGATCGATTTCGTGTGCACGTGGGGCCCTGCCATCCACGGCCACAACCATCCGGTGATTCGTGATGCAATCGCGGCGGCGCTGAACAACGGCACGTCGTTTGGCACGCCCAATCCCTACGAGGTGGAGATGGCCGAGCTCATCACGACTTACGTGCCTTCGATTGAAAAAGTGCGCATGTGCAACAGCGGCACTGAAGCCACGATGTCGGCGATCCGGTTGGCGCGTGGCTTCACGGGTCGCGACAAGATCATCAAGTTCGCCGGTTGCTACCACGGCCATTCCGATTCGCTGCTGATCAAAGCCGGCTCGGGCGCGCTCACTCACGGACACCCGGACAGCGCGGGCGTGCCGGCATCGTTTGCACAGGAAACGATCGTGCTGCCGTTCAATGATCGCGACGCGCTCACGGCAGCGTTCTCGGCCAATCCTGATGCGATCGCGGGCGTCATTCTTGAGCCTTACCCCGCCAACGTCGGGTTGATTCGGCCAGATGAAGGCTATCTCCGCTTCTTGCGCGAACTGACGGCGCAGCATGGCACCGTGCTCATTTTTGATGAGGTTATGACCGGGTTTCGTTTGGCCAAAGGCGGCGTGCAGGAGATCGAAGCCATCACACCGGACCTCACGACGTTGGGCAAAATCATTGGCGGCGGACTGCCCGTCGGCGCGTTCGGCGGCCGGGCCGATATCATGGATCGCCTCGCGCCCGAAGGTCCGGTCTACCAAGCGGGCACGCTCAGCGGTAATCCGCTCGCCATGGCCGCTGGTATCGCGGCGCTGAAGTTGTTGGCCGATGACGAAGCTTACGCCCGTTTGGCTCGACTCGGAGCCCAAGTGCAATCCGCCGTGGCGGGTGCTCTCGCCGCCAAAGGCATCGCCGCGCAGGTGCCGCAAACCGGCTCGATGTGGTGCACGTATTTCACGGACCAACCGGTGCGCGACCTCACTACGGCGCAGACGACGGATGCGGAACTGTTCGCCCGTTATTTTCGCGGATGTCTGGATCAAGGCGTCTACTTGCCTCCAAGTGCCTATGAGGCATGCTTCATCAGCACGGCCCATGAAGGCGCTGTGATCGATAAAGCCTGTGAAATCATGACTGATGTGATCAAAACCCTATGA
- a CDS encoding ATP-binding protein — protein sequence MLPSAAHEKLKSLLTRSELFDLDPQTQLPRNHDLQQASRDAFRGAALALTWELAGRVQSEKPWLKSLGEALGAGKLRQLFSDDAIAGDPRRAWVMRLQAAISTQSFLDCHDKLQLNDAEIRSVLGQGRSSLSDRLTSGVSEWVDREVGSDGQPPEFQTLLHDGWQMSPEAPVLRFVDLHASFFAEYLKHRPEVSRIHVAQELADLRQSLDDEFSDLRGSFAAIDDQLGQLLRQQSQLALDIGEVMATLATLNSARAHGDEQQRALTAEILHGVLRLESKFDYLLGGLSSQTIDTLRLGDKRKHPQDDRYFMLPQYRALPLVGRDADLADLRDWLRAPDALSVRLMIGRAGSGKTRLAFEFLAELGDQWAHWTAGWMTRDHLATTLQRDPAKLHWDRPALLVIDYAQALADPITALLQRLRDNAPESGPPLRVLLLERVEGAWFDTMLRTDEVSSYAASSVGELFDPPSAVKVQPLPPGRLRRDLLASALTRVAQFHGKPSPPLPTEGDDASLDHALAKTDFAEPLLLILAARTALDEGLTAAMAHTRTELAHLAAKRERARLRRYASLSSSTEQRSAERLLCHLAACATLEEVKTTAELNRLVQEELAALGLPWPSGWGDLAQQLQEILPGQTMSETSRVVGPILPDFVGEAFVLQQLAVSEKSATPWHAWESVVRRGAQRDPVGLPKNIIHAWQNFGQDYGTSEAERPLLYATDMLIADAAVSRDRSALLGLLGAMPDQSLELADRALKLAKLNYERARNLAEKSESPDLSDWAHAASNWANRLSGVGRREEALVAAEEAVGLRRQLVERNRDAYLPDLASSVNNWANRLSGVGRREEALVAAEEAVGLYRQLVERNRDSYLPNLAMSVNNWANQLSEVGRREEALVAAEEAVGLYRQLVERNRDAYLPNLAMSVNNWAAYLSGVGRREEALVAAEEAVGLRRQLVERNRDAYLPNLAMSLAVLGDRQFELEHFAEAAHCHKEALFCLAPAFRRLPQAHGNLFIGIARDYFSAIEKAGAEPENDVVELLRELGLLVEGQPDGGKPESPE from the coding sequence ATGCTACCGAGCGCGGCGCATGAAAAACTAAAATCGCTGTTAACCCGGTCGGAGTTGTTCGATCTCGACCCTCAAACTCAACTTCCCCGCAATCATGACCTGCAGCAGGCCAGCCGAGATGCCTTTCGCGGCGCGGCCTTGGCCCTCACTTGGGAATTGGCGGGGCGAGTTCAGTCGGAAAAACCTTGGCTGAAATCTTTGGGGGAAGCGTTGGGCGCGGGGAAACTGCGTCAGCTATTTTCGGATGACGCCATTGCCGGTGATCCCCGTCGCGCTTGGGTCATGCGCTTGCAGGCAGCCATTTCTACGCAGTCGTTTCTCGACTGTCACGATAAGCTACAGCTCAACGATGCGGAGATTCGCAGCGTGTTGGGTCAAGGGCGCAGCAGTCTCTCCGACCGTCTGACATCCGGGGTGAGCGAGTGGGTCGACCGGGAGGTGGGCAGCGACGGACAACCGCCCGAGTTCCAGACGCTGTTGCACGACGGATGGCAGATGTCACCGGAAGCGCCGGTCCTACGGTTCGTCGACCTGCACGCCTCCTTTTTTGCGGAATACCTGAAACATCGTCCCGAGGTGTCCCGCATTCATGTGGCCCAGGAACTGGCGGATTTGCGCCAATCACTCGACGACGAGTTCTCCGATTTACGGGGATCATTTGCCGCGATCGATGACCAGTTGGGCCAACTGCTCCGCCAGCAATCTCAACTGGCCCTCGATATCGGCGAGGTGATGGCGACCCTCGCCACTCTCAATTCGGCCCGCGCCCACGGGGACGAGCAACAACGCGCTCTCACGGCAGAAATTTTGCACGGCGTGCTGCGCCTCGAGAGTAAATTCGATTACCTTCTAGGCGGACTATCGAGCCAAACCATCGACACTCTGCGCCTGGGTGACAAAAGGAAGCACCCGCAGGATGATCGGTATTTCATGTTGCCGCAATATCGCGCCCTGCCGTTGGTCGGCCGAGACGCCGACCTCGCCGACCTGCGGGACTGGTTGCGGGCCCCCGACGCGCTCTCAGTCCGCTTGATGATCGGTCGCGCGGGCTCCGGCAAGACGCGGCTAGCGTTTGAGTTCCTGGCGGAACTGGGAGACCAGTGGGCTCATTGGACCGCCGGTTGGATGACGCGCGACCATCTTGCCACAACCCTGCAACGCGATCCGGCAAAACTGCACTGGGATCGCCCCGCCTTGCTGGTCATCGACTACGCGCAGGCCTTGGCCGATCCGATCACCGCGCTGCTGCAACGCCTGCGCGACAACGCGCCGGAGTCCGGACCACCCTTGCGCGTGCTACTGCTGGAACGCGTGGAGGGAGCCTGGTTCGACACGATGCTCCGCACCGACGAAGTGAGCAGTTACGCGGCTTCGAGCGTGGGTGAGCTTTTTGATCCGCCGTCTGCTGTGAAGGTGCAGCCGTTGCCCCCGGGACGCCTGCGTCGGGACCTCCTGGCTTCAGCGCTTACCCGCGTGGCTCAATTTCATGGCAAGCCGTCGCCCCCTCTGCCGACCGAAGGAGATGATGCCAGCTTGGACCATGCTCTGGCCAAAACGGATTTTGCCGAGCCCCTCCTGCTCATCCTCGCGGCCCGCACCGCACTCGACGAAGGATTGACCGCGGCGATGGCTCACACCCGCACGGAACTCGCTCATCTGGCCGCGAAACGTGAGCGGGCCCGCCTCCGCCGTTATGCGTCCCTTTCAAGCTCAACCGAGCAACGAAGTGCGGAGCGCCTGCTGTGCCATCTGGCGGCCTGCGCGACACTGGAGGAGGTCAAAACCACCGCCGAACTGAATCGACTCGTGCAGGAAGAGCTTGCCGCGCTGGGCTTACCCTGGCCGTCGGGCTGGGGGGACTTGGCCCAGCAGCTTCAGGAGATATTGCCCGGTCAAACCATGTCGGAAACGTCGCGCGTGGTGGGCCCCATCCTGCCCGATTTTGTGGGCGAGGCGTTCGTGCTCCAGCAGCTCGCGGTTTCCGAAAAAAGTGCGACCCCGTGGCACGCCTGGGAAAGTGTGGTGCGCCGGGGAGCGCAACGCGACCCCGTCGGTTTACCCAAGAACATCATTCATGCATGGCAGAATTTTGGTCAGGACTACGGAACCAGTGAGGCGGAAAGGCCTCTGCTGTATGCCACCGACATGTTGATCGCGGACGCGGCGGTATCCCGCGATCGCAGTGCGTTGTTGGGACTGTTGGGTGCCATGCCCGACCAGTCGCTGGAGTTGGCCGACCGAGCGCTGAAACTAGCCAAGCTGAACTATGAGCGCGCGCGGAATTTAGCCGAAAAATCGGAATCTCCAGACCTGTCCGATTGGGCGCATGCCGCGTCTAATTGGGCGAATCGATTAAGTGGAGTGGGGCGTCGAGAGGAGGCGCTGGTTGCCGCCGAAGAGGCGGTTGGATTGAGACGTCAGTTGGTGGAGCGCAACCGGGACGCCTACCTGCCGGACTTGGCGAGTTCGGTGAACAATTGGGCGAATCGATTAAGTGGAGTGGGGCGTCGAGAGGAGGCGCTGGTTGCCGCCGAAGAGGCGGTCGGATTGTATCGTCAGTTGGTGGAGCGCAACCGGGACTCCTACCTGCCGAATTTGGCGATGTCGGTGAATAATTGGGCGAATCAATTAAGTGAAGTGGGGCGTCGAGAGGAGGCGCTGGTTGCCGCCGAAGAGGCGGTCGGATTGTATCGCCAGTTGGTGGAGCGCAACCGGGACGCCTACCTGCCGAATTTGGCGATGTCGGTGAATAATTGGGCCGCGTATTTAAGTGGAGTGGGGCGTCGAGAGGAGGCGCTGGTTGCCGCCGAAGAGGCGGTCGGATTGAGACGTCAGTTGGTGGAGCGCAACCGGGACGCCTACCTGCCGAATTTGGCGATGTCGTTGGCGGTGCTGGGTGACCGGCAATTCGAACTTGAGCACTTCGCGGAAGCCGCGCACTGCCATAAGGAGGCCCTGTTTTGTTTGGCGCCGGCATTTCGCCGGCTGCCCCAGGCCCACGGGAATTTGTTCATCGGAATTGCGCGCGACTATTTTTCTGCAATCGAGAAGGCTGGGGCCGAACCGGAGAACGATGTGGTCGAACTGTTGCGTGAGTTGGGGCTGCTGGTTGAAGGGCAACCAGATGGTGGGAAACCGGAATCGCCGGAGTGA
- a CDS encoding NAD+ synthase — MRVGLAQINTTVGDLAGNRDRIIAAYRNLVAAGAELVVFPEMVSCGYPPRDLLLKRRFGDDAEGTLMEIAAITGDVPALVGTIERNPAKEGRPFFNAAALCQHGAIQGFARKCLLPTYDVFDEDRYFEPAKQPTVFKINGRRVGVTICEDIWMHADVTPRPLYHHDPVAQLAEAGVDLMVNLSASPWHHGKNRMRQQLVIDAAKTLGCPVVYVNAVGGNDELVFDGRSVIAKPDGTLHTGLAAFREDQAVIDLATTAEPVLAPSFAQEDMADVHDALVLGLRDYAFKSGFKKALVALSGGIDSAVVAVLAAEAFGAENVIGVSLPSSISSQHSRDDAKDLAANIGIPFETMEIALAVAACETALQPLFEGRPVDVTEENIQARIRGVLMMALSNKFGALLLTTGNKSEIAVGYCTLYGDMCGGLAVISDVFKTQVFALSRWMNREREIVPWNTINKPPSAELRPDQKDEDSLPPYDELDAILRGYVEEGLSRRDLVHQGFETSVVNDMVRKVDLNEYKRKQAAPGIKITPLAFGVGRRIPIVQKYVS, encoded by the coding sequence ATGCGCGTCGGACTAGCTCAAATCAATACCACGGTCGGAGACCTCGCGGGCAACCGCGACCGGATCATTGCGGCCTACCGAAACCTCGTTGCGGCGGGAGCCGAACTGGTGGTTTTCCCCGAAATGGTCAGTTGCGGCTACCCGCCTCGCGACCTGCTGCTGAAGCGGCGATTTGGCGACGATGCGGAGGGCACGCTCATGGAGATTGCCGCGATCACGGGTGACGTGCCGGCACTGGTCGGCACGATTGAGCGTAATCCGGCCAAGGAAGGACGTCCGTTTTTCAATGCCGCGGCGCTGTGTCAGCACGGCGCGATTCAAGGATTTGCCCGGAAATGTCTGCTGCCAACTTACGATGTCTTCGATGAAGACCGTTATTTCGAGCCCGCCAAACAGCCGACGGTTTTCAAGATCAATGGACGACGCGTTGGCGTGACCATTTGCGAAGACATCTGGATGCACGCCGATGTCACGCCTCGGCCGCTGTATCATCACGATCCCGTCGCCCAGTTGGCGGAGGCCGGCGTGGATCTGATGGTGAACCTCTCGGCAAGTCCGTGGCATCACGGCAAGAACCGCATGCGCCAGCAGCTCGTGATCGATGCGGCCAAGACCCTCGGCTGCCCCGTCGTTTACGTGAACGCGGTCGGCGGTAACGATGAACTCGTCTTCGATGGTCGTTCCGTCATCGCGAAACCCGACGGCACGCTGCACACCGGCCTGGCGGCCTTTCGCGAGGATCAAGCCGTCATCGATCTGGCCACGACGGCGGAGCCAGTCCTCGCCCCGAGTTTTGCGCAGGAAGACATGGCCGACGTGCACGATGCGTTGGTGCTGGGATTGCGCGACTACGCGTTCAAGTCGGGCTTTAAGAAAGCGCTCGTAGCGCTCAGCGGCGGCATCGATTCGGCCGTCGTGGCCGTGCTCGCGGCGGAGGCCTTCGGCGCGGAAAACGTGATCGGCGTTTCGCTTCCCTCGTCCATCTCATCGCAACACTCTCGTGACGACGCCAAGGACCTGGCGGCGAATATCGGGATTCCTTTCGAGACGATGGAAATCGCCCTAGCTGTCGCGGCCTGCGAAACGGCCTTGCAGCCCTTGTTCGAGGGGCGGCCGGTTGATGTGACCGAAGAGAACATCCAAGCCCGGATCCGTGGTGTATTGATGATGGCGCTGTCCAACAAGTTTGGCGCGCTGCTACTCACCACCGGCAACAAGAGCGAAATCGCGGTCGGTTATTGCACCCTTTACGGCGACATGTGCGGCGGTCTCGCGGTCATTTCGGATGTATTCAAAACCCAAGTATTCGCGCTCTCCCGCTGGATGAACCGCGAGCGCGAAATCGTGCCGTGGAATACGATCAACAAACCGCCGAGCGCGGAACTGCGGCCCGACCAAAAAGACGAGGACAGCCTGCCGCCCTACGACGAACTCGACGCCATCCTGCGCGGTTACGTCGAGGAAGGCCTCTCGCGACGCGATCTGGTTCACCAAGGATTCGAGACCTCGGTCGTCAATGACATGGTGCGCAAGGTCGACCTCAACGAATACAAACGCAAACAAGCGGCTCCCGGCATCAAGATTACTCCCCTCGCCTTCGGCGTCGGCCGCCGCATCCCCATCGTCCAAAAATACGTGAGCTGA
- a CDS encoding TolC family protein: MAESLLRSLPRLSTFLRLGAGLALVTLGALTTTAASYDLADALEAVDDTNLSVLLSRETVLQTMETATQARAGLLPNLTLDASQRRSQSASFGSTVSRNGINNRFDVGLNGRLDLLDPQTIATHQAAKIGILVARQNAESTRETVRAAVATVFLQHRRNLARLDLINADITRADALLDLAVRQRDAGVATQIDVTRAQAQLAIAQQARLQQETEVRATELQFIRLLALPVDTPVSLAPFAVTISTSESTVLVSPEDQAFAHRADYQSSAQRLEQSDLEVRAAKFNRLPSLSLNGNYGRASATAFDGEDAAVWSAGVSLSVPVFDGLRTGSLTRLALSRRRANQLRHEDLTRGISAEVQLALQDTASRRAQIQVAQTSLALAEDELELAQIRFEQGAADNREMIEAQNRLAVASDNLLGATLQYNLSRVELARVTGDVRAILREQAP, encoded by the coding sequence ATGGCTGAATCGCTCCTTCGTTCGTTGCCCCGCTTATCAACTTTCCTTCGGCTGGGAGCCGGTTTGGCGCTGGTCACACTGGGAGCGTTGACGACCACCGCTGCCTCCTACGACCTCGCTGATGCACTTGAGGCCGTGGACGATACCAACCTGAGCGTGCTGCTCAGCCGGGAAACCGTGCTTCAAACCATGGAGACGGCCACTCAGGCCCGAGCCGGATTGCTTCCCAACCTCACGCTCGATGCCTCCCAACGCCGCTCTCAGTCCGCGTCGTTTGGCAGCACCGTCTCCCGCAACGGCATCAATAATCGCTTCGATGTGGGCCTGAACGGCCGTCTGGACCTCCTTGATCCTCAAACCATCGCCACCCACCAAGCCGCAAAAATCGGAATACTGGTGGCGCGCCAAAATGCTGAAAGCACTCGCGAAACAGTGCGAGCCGCCGTCGCGACGGTTTTTTTGCAACATCGACGCAACCTCGCGCGTCTCGACTTGATCAATGCTGACATCACTCGGGCCGACGCGCTCCTCGACTTGGCCGTGCGCCAACGTGATGCCGGTGTCGCCACTCAAATCGATGTCACCCGCGCCCAAGCCCAACTCGCCATTGCCCAACAGGCTCGCCTCCAACAGGAGACCGAGGTCCGGGCCACTGAACTCCAATTCATTCGACTACTGGCCCTGCCGGTCGACACCCCGGTCTCGCTGGCTCCGTTTGCCGTGACGATCTCCACGAGTGAATCCACCGTGCTGGTGTCGCCCGAAGACCAGGCGTTCGCGCATCGGGCCGACTACCAGAGCTCGGCCCAACGCTTGGAACAATCCGATCTCGAAGTGCGCGCCGCAAAATTCAATCGCCTGCCGTCCTTGTCATTGAATGGCAACTACGGGCGAGCCAGCGCCACCGCCTTTGATGGCGAGGACGCCGCCGTGTGGTCGGCCGGAGTGTCCCTCAGCGTCCCCGTATTCGACGGTTTGCGCACCGGCTCGCTCACGCGCCTGGCGCTGTCCCGGCGTCGCGCCAACCAACTGCGGCACGAGGATCTGACCCGCGGCATCAGTGCCGAGGTGCAGCTCGCCCTGCAGGATACGGCGTCGCGTCGCGCCCAGATCCAGGTCGCGCAAACCAGTCTGGCCCTGGCCGAGGATGAACTCGAGCTCGCCCAAATCCGCTTTGAACAGGGAGCCGCCGACAATCGTGAAATGATCGAAGCGCAAAACCGCCTCGCCGTGGCCAGCGACAATCTGCTCGGCGCCACGCTTCAGTATAATTTGAGCCGGGTTGAATTGGCCCGTGTTACCGGTGACGTGCGAGCGATCCTCCGCGAGCAAGCGCCGTGA
- a CDS encoding Maf family protein, whose amino-acid sequence MSDSAASTRTLILASASPRRRELLASLGVTFDVITADVVEHEDPTTDPREMVAHNAALKADWVAARHPDRWVLGADTTVFIDGHALNKPADRVEARAMLRRLSGRTHTVFTGLALRHTATHRAIDEGVASDVTFNSLSDATIETYLSQVHTLDKAGGYAIQEHGELIVARQSGSFSNIVGLPLERTKQILTELGLLR is encoded by the coding sequence GTGAGCGATTCGGCCGCTTCCACCCGGACCTTGATTCTCGCCTCGGCGTCCCCTCGACGCCGGGAGCTGCTCGCTTCGTTGGGCGTGACGTTCGACGTGATCACCGCCGACGTCGTCGAACACGAGGATCCGACCACCGACCCTCGCGAAATGGTGGCGCACAACGCCGCGCTCAAAGCCGATTGGGTCGCAGCCCGACACCCCGATCGCTGGGTGCTGGGGGCCGACACCACCGTGTTTATCGACGGCCACGCGCTGAATAAACCGGCCGATAGGGTGGAAGCCCGGGCCATGTTGCGACGACTCAGCGGACGCACGCACACCGTTTTCACGGGGCTGGCCCTGCGGCACACCGCCACCCATCGGGCCATCGACGAGGGCGTGGCGAGTGACGTGACGTTCAATTCGCTGTCGGATGCTACCATCGAAACCTATCTCAGCCAGGTCCACACCCTCGACAAAGCGGGCGGTTACGCGATCCAGGAGCACGGCGAACTGATCGTAGCCCGCCAAAGCGGCTCATTTTCCAACATCGTCGGATTACCTTTGGAACGAACGAAACAAATTTTGACCGAATTGGGTCTCTTGCGCTGA
- a CDS encoding RluA family pseudouridine synthase: MNRSDAVPELDAPLGKGVEIVTADASGLYALAKPAGVLSHPNKSGEEPRSLLNTPYTLTGECYGWTSADGTERRAWLLNRLDSGTSGVVLLATDEALARHIRALFKTKRIQKTYAALVFGRPVTRREVWHDRLAVQKQGGRIRTGGQGNIPAESIMQWVDSARQATPPLSLIQLEPRTGRSHQLRVQAALRHLPIVGDATYGDFRLNRDFAKRSGDKRLFLHSFRTRFDYEWRGRRHRFQAEAPLPESFAQALQRG, translated from the coding sequence ATGAATCGCTCCGATGCAGTGCCGGAGTTGGACGCGCCGTTGGGCAAAGGCGTCGAGATCGTGACGGCGGACGCGTCGGGTCTCTACGCCTTGGCCAAACCCGCCGGGGTGCTCTCGCACCCAAACAAGTCCGGCGAAGAGCCGCGGTCATTATTGAACACACCCTACACATTGACCGGGGAATGCTATGGCTGGACGAGCGCGGATGGCACCGAGCGCCGTGCCTGGCTGCTCAACCGTCTCGATTCGGGCACCTCCGGTGTCGTTCTCTTGGCCACCGACGAAGCCCTGGCCCGACACATTCGGGCGTTGTTCAAAACGAAACGTATTCAGAAAACGTATGCGGCGCTGGTCTTCGGACGCCCGGTGACGCGTCGAGAGGTTTGGCACGACCGCCTCGCCGTGCAAAAACAAGGCGGTCGCATCCGCACGGGCGGGCAGGGGAACATCCCGGCCGAGTCGATCATGCAGTGGGTCGATTCCGCCCGGCAGGCCACGCCGCCACTCAGCCTGATCCAACTCGAACCGCGCACCGGCCGCAGTCACCAACTCCGCGTGCAGGCGGCGTTACGCCATCTTCCCATTGTCGGCGACGCCACTTACGGCGACTTCCGGCTCAATCGCGACTTCGCCAAACGCAGCGGGGATAAGCGGCTCTTTTTGCATTCGTTTCGCACCCGTTTCGACTACGAATGGCGCGGGCGTCGGCACCGGTTTCAAGCCGAGGCGCCCCTGCCGGAATCCTTCGCGCAAGCGCTCCAGCGGGGTTAG